A portion of the Micromonospora tarapacensis genome contains these proteins:
- a CDS encoding metallopeptidase family protein, with product MEMGRERFEELVGEALDEVPEELLALMNNVVILVEDDPPPGEDLLGLYEGHALTARGWDYAGVLPDRILIYRKPILRICHTDDDVVEEVAVTVVHEIAHHFGIDDARLHELGWG from the coding sequence GTGGAGATGGGACGCGAGCGGTTCGAGGAGTTGGTGGGGGAGGCGCTGGACGAGGTTCCGGAGGAGCTGCTGGCGCTCATGAACAACGTGGTGATCCTGGTCGAGGACGACCCGCCGCCCGGTGAGGATCTGCTCGGTCTCTACGAGGGCCACGCGTTGACCGCCCGGGGCTGGGATTACGCCGGTGTCCTGCCGGACCGCATCCTGATCTACCGGAAGCCGATCCTGCGCATCTGCCACACCGACGACGACGTCGTCGAGGAGGTCGCCGTGACCGTGGTGCACGAGATCGCCCACCACTTCGGCATCGACGACGCACGCCTGCACGAACTGGGCTGGGGCTGA
- a CDS encoding DUF5926 family protein, with the protein MSKRRKNQRAAAPTAKRERIRDVFVPRPFEGLVDEAGWIALRELVPAASAPLRLTPALAEEYGDRPVTLATVLPMAAPAMSRADGQVLVGLQRHLQSGDVSRDLAESVLCALRAAPGAPVPVPPLPGPGPRLQDILVDGPLEITLHEGFEFWLAPEAAEDPTVRASLERANAAIYPTVRLAAARAAYWCRVPEKAHVRWVLPEAEEAALDALARLGADGSLPLGEGTKLAGMFRAHGRLVPVWDLPEDAPAADWEDPVADFAKRYTEALAQTGPLDAAARRSRQGLLGRQLTLR; encoded by the coding sequence GTGAGCAAGCGTCGAAAGAACCAGCGGGCCGCCGCGCCGACGGCCAAGCGCGAGCGGATCCGGGACGTCTTCGTCCCCCGCCCCTTCGAGGGGTTGGTCGACGAGGCCGGGTGGATCGCCCTGCGGGAGTTGGTCCCGGCCGCCTCCGCGCCGCTGCGGCTCACCCCGGCGCTGGCCGAGGAGTACGGCGACCGGCCGGTCACCCTGGCCACCGTGCTCCCGATGGCCGCGCCCGCGATGAGCCGGGCGGACGGCCAGGTCCTCGTCGGGCTCCAGCGCCACCTCCAGTCCGGCGACGTCTCCCGAGACCTGGCCGAGTCGGTGCTCTGCGCGCTGCGGGCCGCGCCCGGCGCTCCCGTTCCGGTGCCGCCGCTGCCCGGTCCCGGCCCCCGGCTCCAGGACATCCTGGTGGACGGCCCGCTGGAGATCACCCTGCACGAGGGTTTCGAGTTCTGGCTGGCCCCGGAGGCCGCCGAGGACCCGACCGTGCGGGCTTCCCTGGAGCGGGCCAACGCGGCGATCTATCCCACCGTGCGGCTGGCCGCCGCGCGGGCCGCCTACTGGTGCCGGGTGCCGGAGAAGGCCCACGTCCGCTGGGTGCTGCCCGAGGCCGAGGAGGCCGCCCTGGACGCGCTGGCCAGACTCGGCGCCGACGGCTCGCTGCCCCTCGGCGAAGGGACGAAGCTCGCGGGCATGTTCCGGGCCCATGGGCGGCTGGTGCCGGTCTGGGACCTGCCCGAGGACGCCCCCGCCGCCGACTGGGAGGACCCGGTCGCCGACTTCGCCAAGCGGTACACGGAGGCGCTGGCGCAGACCGGCCCGCTCGACGCTGCCGCGCGGCGCTCCCGGCAAGGGCTCCTCGGCCGCCAACTCACCCTGCGCTGA
- a CDS encoding glycerophosphodiester phosphodiesterase, whose protein sequence is MAVPLVFAHRGASYDLPEHTLAAYLRALDEGADGLECDVRLTRDGHLVCVHDRRLDRTSNGRGLVSARTLAELEKLDFGSWHPGGVPADGDEVLDDSRIRLLTLERLLETVLAAGRAVRLLVETKHPSRYGGNVERELVALLRRYGLAEPRPDAPVRVTVMSFSALAVRRMRTLAPALPTVLLLEVLPRWMQSGRLPFGTGIAGPGIALVRARPRLVPALRAAGNQVYVWTVNEPADLDLVLAAGVDGVITDRPAQALARLHR, encoded by the coding sequence ATGGCCGTACCCCTCGTCTTCGCGCACCGAGGCGCGTCGTACGACCTGCCGGAACACACCCTCGCCGCCTACCTGCGCGCCCTCGACGAGGGCGCCGACGGGCTGGAGTGCGACGTCCGGCTGACCCGCGACGGGCACCTCGTCTGCGTACACGACCGACGGCTGGACCGGACCAGCAACGGTCGTGGGCTGGTCAGCGCCCGCACCCTGGCCGAACTCGAGAAACTCGACTTCGGCTCCTGGCATCCGGGCGGCGTACCGGCCGACGGCGACGAGGTGCTCGACGACTCGCGCATCCGGCTGCTCACCCTGGAACGGCTGCTGGAGACCGTCCTCGCCGCCGGCCGGGCCGTCCGGCTGCTGGTCGAGACGAAACACCCGTCCCGCTACGGCGGCAACGTGGAACGCGAGCTGGTCGCCCTGCTGCGCCGGTACGGCCTGGCCGAGCCGCGCCCCGACGCTCCGGTCCGGGTCACCGTGATGTCCTTCTCCGCGCTGGCCGTACGCCGGATGCGGACACTGGCGCCCGCGCTCCCGACCGTGCTGCTGCTGGAGGTGCTGCCCCGCTGGATGCAGTCGGGTCGGCTGCCGTTCGGCACCGGCATCGCCGGCCCCGGGATCGCGCTGGTGCGGGCCCGCCCCAGGCTGGTGCCCGCGCTGCGCGCCGCCGGCAATCAGGTCTACGTCTGGACCGTGAACGAGCCGGCCGATCTCGATCTCGTGCTGGCCGCCGGGGTCGACGGCGTGATCACCGACCGCCCGGCGCAGGCGCTGGCCCGGTTGCACCGGTGA
- a CDS encoding HAD family hydrolase translates to MTRPGLPKLIATDLDGTLVRSDDTVSAYTHEVLDRVRAAGIPVVGATGRGPRLTELTRNDIRAADFLVLAGGGWVVDQSDPTGPVMLRDERLSSEVLAVLLTDLEAAVGPLTVMVEASDEHDAPLWGDYHPAWPYQDRFEVRTRDECLAGDVIKAFARTADHHVDELLAVALEIIPPHLASLTQAGLGFIEICPPGVDKASGLSVIAQSLGVDPADVLVFGDMPNDLPMFEWAGWGRVAVANAHPSLRAVADHVTLRNDDDGVAVYLDRLLSR, encoded by the coding sequence ATGACCCGCCCGGGCCTGCCCAAGCTGATCGCCACCGACCTCGACGGGACGCTCGTCCGCAGCGACGACACCGTCTCGGCCTACACCCACGAGGTCCTCGACCGGGTGCGCGCCGCCGGCATCCCGGTGGTCGGCGCCACCGGCCGCGGTCCCCGGCTGACCGAACTGACCCGCAACGACATCCGCGCCGCGGACTTCCTGGTGCTGGCCGGTGGTGGCTGGGTGGTCGACCAGAGCGACCCGACCGGGCCGGTGATGCTGCGCGACGAGCGCCTCTCCAGCGAGGTGCTCGCGGTCCTGCTGACCGATCTCGAGGCCGCGGTCGGCCCGCTGACGGTCATGGTCGAGGCCTCCGACGAACACGACGCCCCGCTCTGGGGCGACTATCACCCGGCCTGGCCCTACCAGGACCGCTTCGAGGTGCGCACCCGCGACGAGTGCCTCGCCGGCGACGTGATCAAGGCGTTCGCGCGTACCGCCGACCACCACGTGGACGAACTGCTGGCGGTGGCGCTGGAGATCATCCCGCCGCACCTCGCCAGCCTCACCCAGGCCGGGTTGGGCTTCATCGAGATCTGCCCGCCCGGAGTGGACAAGGCGTCCGGGCTCAGCGTGATCGCGCAGAGCCTCGGCGTGGACCCGGCCGACGTGCTGGTCTTCGGCGACATGCCCAACGATCTGCCGATGTTCGAGTGGGCCGGCTGGGGCCGGGTGGCCGTCGCCAACGCCCACCCGAGCCTGCGCGCGGTCGCCGACCACGTGACCCTGCGCAACGACGACGACGGGGTGGCGGTCTACCTCGACCGGCTACTGTCCAGGTGA
- a CDS encoding AIM24 family protein, whose amino-acid sequence MRSELFSAANLEQESAQPGMRLQNSKMLKIELAGEAMARVGSMVAYQGQVQFQALGSGGLGNFLKQKLTGEGVPLMKLTGRGDVFLADFAKDVHVIDLEPGDALSINGSSVLAFDATLGYDIKMAGGAGMASSGLFNCVFTGHGRIAVTTRGTPVVLNVDAPTYVDPQAAVCWSASLQTGYHRADQIGLGTLLGRSTGEAYTMSFAGHGFVVVQPSEEPPVMGSGQQDQGGVLGGLFR is encoded by the coding sequence ATGCGCAGCGAGCTGTTTTCGGCGGCGAACCTGGAACAGGAGTCGGCGCAGCCCGGGATGCGGCTGCAGAACTCCAAGATGTTGAAGATCGAGCTTGCCGGCGAGGCGATGGCCCGGGTCGGTTCGATGGTGGCGTACCAGGGGCAGGTGCAGTTCCAGGCGCTCGGCTCCGGCGGGCTGGGCAACTTTCTCAAGCAGAAGCTCACCGGCGAGGGCGTCCCGCTGATGAAGCTCACCGGTCGCGGGGACGTCTTCCTCGCCGACTTCGCCAAGGACGTGCACGTCATCGACCTGGAGCCGGGGGACGCGCTCTCCATCAACGGGTCCAGCGTGCTGGCCTTCGACGCCACCCTGGGGTACGACATCAAGATGGCCGGCGGGGCCGGCATGGCCTCGTCCGGCCTGTTCAACTGCGTCTTCACCGGCCACGGCAGGATCGCCGTCACCACCCGGGGCACCCCGGTCGTGCTCAACGTCGACGCACCCACCTACGTCGACCCGCAGGCCGCCGTCTGCTGGTCGGCCAGCCTGCAGACGGGCTACCACCGGGCGGACCAGATCGGGCTCGGCACCCTGCTCGGCCGCAGCACCGGTGAGGCGTACACGATGAGCTTCGCCGGCCACGGCTTCGTCGTCGTCCAGCCGTCGGAGGAACCGCCGGTCATGGGCAGCGGCCAGCAGGATCAGGGTGGCGTGCTGGGCGGTCTGTTCCGATGA
- the pheA gene encoding prephenate dehydratase: protein MPGTPPTRFVYLGPEGTFAEQALRTVPAAERGNRTPARSVGEALEAVRVGDADAALVPLENSIGGAVGVTLDELAEGEPLMITREVILPVEFVLGARPGTSLPAVRSVAAHPQASTQCRGWLRTQLPDAIVVDVLSNGAAAAGAANGEYDAAVCAPIGAARHRLAVLADKIADHPDAVTRFALLSRPGPPPPPTGDDVTSLAVYIAHDRVGALLSVLMELAVRGVNLTRIESRPTGEALGRYVFFLDCTGHLADVRLGEALQGLRRVCADVRFLGSYPRHRWGAMTGERPVAAPAGLSDADYTDAAAWLARLRAGELS, encoded by the coding sequence ATGCCGGGAACACCGCCGACCCGTTTCGTCTACCTCGGGCCCGAGGGCACCTTCGCCGAGCAGGCACTGCGTACCGTGCCCGCCGCCGAGCGGGGCAACCGCACGCCGGCCCGCAGCGTCGGCGAGGCGCTGGAGGCCGTACGCGTCGGGGACGCCGATGCCGCCCTGGTGCCGCTGGAGAACTCGATCGGCGGCGCGGTCGGGGTGACTCTCGACGAGCTGGCCGAGGGGGAGCCGCTGATGATCACCCGAGAGGTGATCCTGCCGGTGGAGTTCGTGCTCGGCGCCCGACCGGGAACCTCCCTGCCGGCGGTACGCAGCGTCGCCGCTCATCCGCAGGCCTCCACCCAGTGCCGGGGCTGGCTGCGGACGCAACTGCCCGACGCGATCGTGGTGGACGTGCTCTCCAACGGTGCGGCGGCGGCCGGCGCGGCCAACGGCGAGTACGACGCGGCTGTCTGCGCCCCGATCGGCGCGGCCCGGCACCGCCTCGCCGTGCTGGCCGACAAGATCGCAGACCACCCCGACGCGGTGACCCGGTTCGCGCTGTTGTCCCGGCCCGGCCCGCCTCCACCGCCGACCGGAGACGACGTGACGTCGCTCGCCGTCTACATCGCGCACGACCGGGTGGGTGCGCTGTTGTCCGTGTTGATGGAACTCGCCGTCCGGGGCGTCAACCTGACCCGGATCGAGTCCCGGCCGACGGGTGAGGCGCTCGGCCGGTACGTCTTCTTCCTCGACTGCACCGGCCATCTGGCCGATGTCCGGCTCGGGGAGGCGTTGCAGGGGCTGCGCCGGGTCTGCGCCGATGTCCGCTTCCTCGGCTCGTACCCCCGGCACCGCTGGGGCGCGATGACGGGCGAGCGCCCGGTGGCCGCCCCGGCCGGTCTCTCCGATGCCGACTACACCGACGCCGCCGCCTGGCTCGCGCGGCTGCGGGCCGGCGAGCTGAGCTGA
- a CDS encoding OsmC family protein, whose product MPIRTASARWQGNLTEGSGTIRTGKGGLQGNYSFKSRFEEGEGTNPEELIGAAHAGCFSMAFSKALADAGTTPTSVETTAKVHLDKTDAGMTVTRIDLETVGEAPGIDEAQFAKLAETAKQHCPISRLLSPGAEITLTARLTS is encoded by the coding sequence ATGCCTATCCGTACCGCTTCCGCACGTTGGCAGGGCAACCTCACCGAGGGGTCCGGCACGATCCGCACCGGCAAGGGCGGGCTCCAGGGGAACTACTCCTTCAAGTCACGCTTCGAGGAGGGCGAGGGCACCAACCCCGAGGAGTTGATCGGCGCCGCGCACGCCGGCTGCTTCTCGATGGCCTTCTCGAAGGCGCTCGCCGACGCCGGCACGACGCCGACCTCCGTGGAGACCACCGCGAAGGTGCACCTCGACAAGACCGACGCGGGGATGACCGTGACCCGGATCGACCTGGAGACCGTCGGCGAGGCGCCCGGCATCGACGAGGCGCAGTTCGCCAAGCTGGCCGAGACCGCCAAGCAGCACTGCCCGATCTCCCGCCTGCTCTCGCCCGGCGCCGAGATCACCCTGACCGCCCGCCTCACGTCCTGA
- a CDS encoding ATP-binding protein, which translates to MVVPQHASGARVARHRLAAELTGVVSPAVLADLVAVLAELVGNAVRHADPLPGGVVRVAWRVRTTPEGPQVRLQVTDGGAVGGPRIRPPDMAAADGRGLHIVNGLASSWGVARDGLGQSVWADFDPVPQRPDLVTAG; encoded by the coding sequence GTGGTGGTGCCGCAGCACGCCAGCGGCGCACGGGTCGCCCGGCATCGGCTCGCCGCCGAGCTGACCGGGGTCGTGTCTCCGGCGGTGCTGGCGGATCTGGTGGCGGTCCTGGCCGAGTTGGTCGGCAACGCCGTCCGGCACGCCGATCCGCTGCCGGGCGGGGTCGTCCGGGTGGCCTGGCGGGTGCGCACGACGCCCGAGGGGCCGCAGGTCCGACTGCAGGTCACCGACGGGGGTGCCGTCGGCGGCCCGCGGATCCGTCCGCCGGACATGGCGGCGGCCGACGGTCGGGGCTTGCACATCGTCAACGGCCTGGCCAGCAGCTGGGGTGTGGCACGCGACGGCCTCGGCCAGAGCGTCTGGGCCGACTTCGACCCCGTCCCGCAGCGGCCGGATCTGGTGACCGCGGGCTGA
- a CDS encoding LCP family protein, with amino-acid sequence MPVHGPSLLEPPRASRTAPIPSGSAKPGRPGGKGRTRRKDPLWARLTVIVGATLMMTSGVAIVGSKAVIGQATGSISQRNLLGEAGKTSAEGGADLSGPIDMLLLGVDARERWDADDVRADSIIVLHIPATHDQAYLISIPRDTEVQIPPFPRTGYPGGVGKINSAFQAGARNDGGWEGGAQLMAQTIKRMTGVGFDGAAIINFGGFRNVIDALGSVRICPRQEVKSIHMSYVDGEPMWNADAKKTGRPRTPVVHKKGCQEMEGWAALDFSRQRYGLANSDYDRQQNQQQLIKAMAKKATQNGSLTNLGKLNELIKAAGKAFILDTGGVAVEDFVFTMRGVTGNELIMLKTNGGTYNAKGNGNEALSEQTLDMFHAVRQDKLAEFVFYNPEVISSRK; translated from the coding sequence ATGCCGGTTCACGGCCCCTCCCTGCTAGAGCCGCCTCGCGCGTCCCGCACCGCTCCGATCCCCTCCGGCAGTGCGAAGCCCGGCCGGCCCGGGGGGAAGGGACGCACCCGGCGCAAGGATCCGCTGTGGGCCCGGCTCACCGTGATCGTCGGCGCCACGCTGATGATGACCAGTGGTGTCGCCATCGTCGGCAGCAAGGCGGTGATCGGCCAGGCCACCGGCAGCATCTCCCAGCGCAACCTGCTCGGCGAGGCGGGCAAGACGAGCGCGGAGGGTGGCGCCGACCTGAGCGGCCCGATCGACATGCTGCTGCTGGGCGTGGACGCCCGGGAGCGGTGGGACGCCGACGACGTCCGGGCGGACAGCATCATCGTGCTGCACATTCCGGCCACCCACGACCAGGCGTACCTGATCTCGATCCCCCGGGACACCGAGGTGCAGATCCCTCCGTTCCCCAGGACCGGCTATCCGGGCGGCGTCGGCAAAATCAACTCGGCCTTCCAGGCCGGCGCGCGCAACGACGGCGGCTGGGAGGGCGGCGCCCAGCTGATGGCCCAGACGATCAAGCGGATGACCGGAGTCGGTTTCGACGGCGCGGCGATCATCAACTTCGGCGGCTTCAGGAACGTCATCGACGCCCTCGGCTCGGTGCGCATCTGCCCGCGGCAGGAGGTCAAGTCGATCCACATGTCGTACGTCGACGGTGAGCCGATGTGGAACGCCGACGCGAAGAAGACCGGCAGGCCGAGGACCCCGGTGGTGCACAAGAAGGGCTGCCAGGAGATGGAGGGCTGGGCGGCACTGGACTTCTCCCGCCAGCGGTACGGCCTGGCGAACAGCGACTACGACCGCCAGCAGAACCAGCAGCAATTGATCAAGGCGATGGCCAAGAAGGCCACCCAGAACGGCAGCCTGACGAATCTGGGCAAGCTGAACGAATTGATCAAGGCCGCCGGCAAGGCGTTCATCCTGGACACCGGCGGCGTGGCGGTGGAGGATTTCGTCTTCACCATGCGTGGCGTCACCGGCAACGAGCTGATCATGCTGAAGACCAACGGCGGCACGTACAACGCCAAGGGCAACGGCAACGAGGCACTCAGCGAGCAGACCCTGGACATGTTCCACGCGGTCCGGCAGGACAAGCTGGCCGAGTTCGTGTTCTACAACCCTGAGGTGATCTCCTCCCGGAAGTGA
- a CDS encoding rhodanese-like domain-containing protein, translating to MFGPQIPTVTISEITDDTYLLDVREDDEWTAGHAPGAHHLPMMELPARLAEVPTDGDVAVICRSGGRSAQVVAYLMRNGWDQVRNVAGGMGDWAAAGRPVLDSDGQPGQVR from the coding sequence GTGTTCGGACCTCAGATACCCACCGTGACCATTTCCGAGATCACCGACGATACGTACCTGCTCGACGTCCGGGAGGACGACGAGTGGACGGCCGGGCACGCACCCGGCGCCCACCACCTGCCGATGATGGAACTGCCGGCCCGCCTCGCCGAGGTCCCCACCGACGGGGACGTGGCGGTGATCTGCCGCTCCGGCGGGCGCTCCGCCCAGGTCGTCGCCTACCTGATGCGCAACGGCTGGGATCAGGTGCGCAACGTCGCGGGCGGGATGGGCGACTGGGCGGCCGCCGGACGGCCGGTGCTCGACTCGGACGGGCAGCCGGGCCAGGTCCGGTAG
- a CDS encoding PAS domain-containing sensor histidine kinase: protein MPDRTDYSALIAGHTAVIEMINSGDAGLPVLNQLLRVAQPALGAAGMAFVEFAPSGGRVIAATGAAEWTVGRPLPVSDPVTSCLLAGPRLQSVRTEQLANQLGTELVERGLRRMVVSRAEIGGHTVGSLHALYPAGDEEPSAEQRGVVGYLSSCIAHMYGDQSGLPVHGDGPVVAALADGLAVVDRDGHVRLWNPAAAQVTGRAVAEAINQPLPFPLPPSGQVLDHRLPDGRWLRVTSGELPGPGTLRVVTFRDISDQQRHDHERDLFVAVTSHELRTPVTVIKGYADTLTDHWESLNDTDRRQAARIIGQRANELARLLDRLLSSAAEAWPGDGPPAPFDLGETLRVAVADLPAELRRRTTLQLPAELPRAVGHRQSLATVLTELATNAGKYSPAGSAIDIGAGADGQTVCFRVSDRGIGVRPEHVERAFDRFWQGDSGDRRRYPGTGLGLYLVRRIVEQQNGWVFLRPRTGGGTVAEVRLPRR, encoded by the coding sequence ATGCCGGACCGCACCGACTACTCGGCTCTCATCGCCGGGCACACCGCCGTCATCGAGATGATCAACTCAGGTGACGCGGGCCTGCCGGTCCTGAACCAGCTGCTCCGGGTGGCCCAACCGGCGCTCGGCGCCGCGGGGATGGCGTTCGTGGAGTTCGCACCCAGTGGCGGCCGGGTGATCGCCGCCACCGGTGCCGCCGAATGGACCGTCGGCCGGCCGCTGCCGGTCAGCGACCCGGTCACCAGCTGCCTGCTGGCCGGGCCGCGCCTGCAGAGCGTACGGACCGAGCAGCTGGCCAATCAGCTCGGCACCGAACTGGTCGAACGCGGCCTGCGACGGATGGTCGTCTCCCGGGCGGAGATCGGCGGCCACACCGTCGGCAGCCTGCACGCTCTCTACCCCGCCGGTGACGAGGAGCCCAGCGCCGAACAACGCGGGGTGGTCGGTTACCTCAGCTCCTGCATCGCCCACATGTACGGCGACCAGAGCGGCCTACCGGTGCACGGCGACGGTCCGGTGGTGGCGGCGCTCGCCGACGGACTGGCCGTCGTGGACCGCGACGGCCACGTGCGGCTCTGGAACCCGGCCGCCGCCCAGGTCACCGGCCGCGCCGTCGCCGAGGCGATCAATCAGCCACTACCCTTCCCGCTCCCGCCGTCCGGGCAGGTCCTCGACCACCGCCTGCCGGACGGCCGCTGGCTCCGGGTCACCTCGGGTGAACTGCCCGGCCCGGGCACCCTGCGCGTGGTCACCTTTCGGGACATCTCCGACCAGCAGCGGCACGACCACGAGCGGGATCTCTTCGTCGCGGTCACCAGCCACGAACTGCGTACCCCGGTGACCGTCATCAAGGGGTACGCGGACACCCTCACCGACCACTGGGAGTCGCTGAACGACACCGACCGCCGGCAGGCCGCCCGGATCATCGGCCAACGGGCCAACGAGCTGGCCCGGCTGCTCGACCGGCTGCTCTCCTCCGCAGCCGAGGCCTGGCCGGGTGACGGGCCACCCGCCCCCTTCGACCTCGGCGAGACGTTGCGGGTCGCGGTCGCCGACCTGCCGGCGGAGCTGCGCCGCCGGACCACCCTCCAGCTGCCGGCCGAACTGCCCAGGGCGGTCGGACACCGGCAGAGCCTGGCCACCGTCCTGACCGAGTTGGCCACCAACGCCGGCAAGTACTCCCCAGCCGGCTCGGCGATCGACATCGGTGCGGGAGCGGACGGCCAGACCGTCTGCTTCCGGGTCAGCGACCGCGGCATCGGAGTCCGCCCGGAGCACGTCGAACGCGCCTTCGACCGGTTCTGGCAGGGCGACTCCGGCGACCGGCGCCGCTATCCCGGCACCGGCCTCGGCCTCTATCTCGTCCGCCGGATCGTTGAACAGCAGAATGGATGGGTATTCCTGCGACCGAGGACCGGTGGGGGTACGGTCGCCGAGGTGCGGCTGCCCCGCAGGTGA
- a CDS encoding arginine deiminase, producing the protein MTHYVDSEVGRLGTVLLHRPGPELARLTPRNNDSLLFDAIPWVGRAQEEHDAFADALRTRGVEVLYLTDLLTETLAVADVRAELTGQVLNSPRLGDTLRARVAAHLAYLDPAALAGVLVAGLAHEELRVGRDRPGGLVYTLMDRHDFIVDPLPNLLFTRDSSLWIGDRVGVTSLAMPARRRETTLTDAIYRHHPRFAGTRFVYRPGLEHLEGGDVLLLAPGVLAVGVGERTTPAGAERLARRVFAAGLAHTILVVPIAQERATMHLDTICTMVDVDTVLMYPNAADTLSAYTVIAGTDGEDPRVDGPAPFLRAAADAMDLDRLRVIDTGLDPVTAEREQWDDGNNTLALAPRLCVGYERNVETNAQLERAGVELIPIAGSELGSGRGGPRCMSCPLLRETGAAATAPPA; encoded by the coding sequence GTGACCCACTACGTGGACAGTGAGGTCGGCCGACTCGGCACCGTGCTGCTGCACCGGCCGGGACCGGAACTCGCCCGGCTCACCCCGCGCAACAACGACTCCCTGCTGTTCGACGCTATCCCATGGGTCGGCCGGGCGCAGGAGGAGCACGACGCCTTCGCCGACGCGCTTCGGACCCGTGGCGTCGAGGTGCTCTATCTCACCGACCTGCTCACCGAGACACTGGCCGTGGCGGACGTCCGAGCCGAGTTGACCGGACAGGTGCTGAACTCGCCGCGACTCGGCGACACCCTGCGCGCCCGGGTCGCCGCGCACCTGGCCTACCTCGATCCGGCCGCGCTCGCCGGCGTTCTCGTCGCCGGTCTGGCCCACGAGGAGCTGCGGGTCGGCCGGGACCGCCCCGGCGGGCTGGTCTACACCCTGATGGATCGCCACGACTTCATCGTCGACCCGCTGCCGAACCTGCTGTTCACCCGCGACTCGTCACTGTGGATCGGGGACCGGGTGGGTGTGACGAGCCTGGCGATGCCGGCCCGGCGGCGGGAGACCACGCTTACCGACGCGATCTACCGGCACCACCCGCGGTTCGCCGGGACCCGGTTCGTCTACCGGCCGGGCCTGGAGCATCTGGAGGGCGGCGACGTGCTGCTCCTCGCACCGGGAGTGCTGGCCGTCGGGGTGGGTGAACGGACGACGCCGGCCGGTGCCGAACGGCTCGCCCGCCGGGTCTTCGCCGCCGGGCTCGCGCACACCATCCTCGTCGTCCCCATCGCACAGGAACGGGCGACCATGCACCTGGACACCATCTGCACGATGGTCGATGTCGACACGGTGCTGATGTACCCGAACGCCGCCGACACGCTGTCCGCGTACACGGTCATCGCCGGCACGGACGGCGAGGATCCGCGGGTGGACGGCCCGGCACCGTTCCTGCGGGCCGCCGCGGACGCGATGGACCTGGACCGGCTTCGGGTGATCGACACCGGGCTCGACCCGGTGACCGCCGAGCGGGAGCAGTGGGACGACGGCAACAACACCCTGGCGCTGGCACCCCGGCTCTGCGTCGGCTACGAGCGCAACGTCGAGACCAACGCGCAGCTGGAGCGGGCCGGGGTCGAGCTGATCCCGATCGCCGGTTCCGAGCTGGGCTCGGGTCGGGGCGGCCCACGCTGCATGTCCTGTCCCCTGCTGCGCGAGACCGGAGCCGCCGCGACGGCACCGCCCGCCTGA
- a CDS encoding LCP family protein, whose translation MLLLAALSVVGLRVLADRYQRTVAREQLLDPSARTDRTDLDGPINYLLVGSDRRPGDSDAQQRTDTILIVHVPAGLREGYLVSVPRDLLVTIPPGGGYPGGEDKINTAYEYGGGGQAGAQLLSATLARLTGIRFDGAALVDFAGLRDVIDLLGGVDMCVRNEVRSIHTDRVFHPGCQRMDGAQALDYVRQRYDLPGGDYDRQTHQQQLLGAMLERAGETRLRANPVQIHRLIQAVGESLTMDTNGVPVEDLLLALHGLATDGLRGVQVPSYPQTIDQVSYVRLDNGGDGLFEAVRGTRMPQWAGTHPRWVTRL comes from the coding sequence GTGCTGCTGTTGGCCGCGCTCAGCGTGGTCGGCCTCCGGGTGCTGGCCGACCGGTACCAGCGCACGGTGGCCCGGGAGCAACTGCTCGACCCGAGCGCCCGCACCGACCGCACCGACCTGGACGGCCCGATCAACTACCTGCTCGTCGGATCGGACCGCAGGCCCGGCGACAGCGACGCGCAACAGCGCACCGACACCATCCTGATCGTGCACGTCCCGGCCGGGCTACGCGAGGGCTACCTGGTCTCCGTGCCGCGCGACCTGCTGGTCACCATCCCGCCCGGCGGCGGCTATCCGGGCGGCGAAGACAAGATCAATACCGCCTACGAGTACGGCGGTGGCGGCCAGGCCGGCGCGCAACTGCTCTCGGCCACCCTCGCCCGGCTCACCGGAATCCGTTTCGACGGCGCCGCCCTGGTCGACTTCGCCGGCCTCCGCGACGTGATCGACCTGCTCGGTGGGGTCGACATGTGCGTACGCAACGAGGTCCGCTCGATCCACACCGACCGGGTCTTCCACCCCGGCTGCCAACGGATGGACGGTGCCCAGGCGCTGGACTACGTACGCCAACGCTACGACCTGCCCGGGGGCGACTACGACCGGCAGACCCACCAGCAGCAGTTGCTGGGAGCCATGCTCGAACGCGCCGGGGAGACCCGGCTGCGCGCCAACCCCGTCCAGATCCACCGGCTCATCCAGGCCGTCGGCGAGTCGCTGACCATGGACACCAACGGGGTGCCGGTGGAGGATCTACTGCTCGCGCTGCACGGCCTCGCCACCGACGGGCTGCGCGGTGTTCAGGTGCCGTCCTATCCGCAGACCATCGACCAGGTGTCCTACGTCCGGCTCGACAACGGCGGCGACGGCCTGTTCGAGGCGGTACGCGGCACCCGGATGCCGCAGTGGGCCGGAACCCATCCACGCTGGGTCACCCGGCTCTGA